One part of the Hydra vulgaris chromosome 01, alternate assembly HydraT2T_AEP genome encodes these proteins:
- the LOC136075311 gene encoding kinesin light chain 4-like — translation MAIKHNIALCLQNMGKYNDALEIYYSVEKIKTEFLGINHPNTMITKHNTATCLQDMGKYNEALEISYSVEKIRTEILGIKHPYTMTTKHNIAVFLQNMGKYNEALEIYYSVEKIRTEILGINHPDTISTKHSIATLLQDVGKYNEAFEIYYSVEKIRTEILGIKHPDTMKTKHEIATCLQDIGKYNEALEIYYSVEKIRTEILGINHPDTISTKHNIALCLQNMGKYNDALEIYYSVEKIRTEILGINHPDTISTKHNIALCLQNMGKYNEALEIYYSVEKIRTEILGINHTDTMRTKHSIATLLQDVGKYNEAFEIYYSVEKIRTEILGIKHPDTMKTKHEIATCLQDMGKYNEALEIYYSVEKIRTEILGINHPDTISTKHNIALCLQNMGKYNDALEIYYSVEKIRTEILGINHPDTISTKHNIALCLQNMGKYNEALETYYSVEKIRTEILGINHTDTMRTKHSIATLLQNMGKYNESLEIYYSVEKIRTEILGIKHPDTMRTKHSIATLLQDVGKYNEALEIYYSVEKIRTEILGIKHPDTMKTKHKIVTCLQDMGKYNEALEIYYSVEKIRTKILGINHPDTISTKHNFATCLENMGK, via the coding sequence ATGGcaataaaacataatatcgcactATGTTTGCAgaatatgggaaaatataacgacgctttagaaatttattattctgttgagaaaattaaaaccgaatttttaggtatcaaccatccaaaTACAATGATAACAAAACATAATACCGCAACCTGTTTGCAggatatgggaaaatataacgaagctttagaaattagttattctgttgagaaaatacgaactgaaattttaggtatcaagcATCCAtatacaatgacaacaaaacataatatcgcagTTTTTTTGCAgaatatgggaaaatataacgaagctttagaaatttattattctgttgagaaaatacgaactgaaattttaggtatcaaccatccagatacaatttCAACAAAACATAGTATCGCAACCCTTTTGCAGGAtgtgggaaaatataacgaagcttttgaaatttattattctgttgagaaaatacgaactgaaattttaggtatcaagcatccagatacaatgaaaacaaaacatGAAATCGCAACCTGTTTGCAGGATATAGGAAAATacaacgaagctttagaaatttattattctgttgagaaaatacgaactgaaattttaggtatcaaccatccagatacaatttcaacaaaacataatatcgcactCTGTTTGCAgaatatgggaaaatataacgacgctttagaaatttattattctgttgagaaaatacgaactgaaattttaggtatcaaccatccagatacaatttcaacaaaacataatatcgcactCTGTTTGCAgaatatgggaaaatataacgaagctttagaaatttattattctgttgagaaaatacgaactgaaattttaggtatcaaccatacAGATACAATGAGAACAAAACATAGTATCGCAACCCTTTTGCAGGAtgtgggaaaatataacgaagcttttgaaatttattattctgttgagaaaatacgaactgaaattttaggtatcaagcatccagatacaatgaaaacaaaacatGAAATCGCAACCTGTTTGCAggatatgggaaaatataacgaagctttagaaatttattattctgttgagaaaatacgaactgaaattttaggtatcaaccatccagatacaatttcaacaaaacataatatcgcactCTGTTTGCAgaatatgggaaaatataacgacgctttagaaatttattattctgttgagaaaatacgaactgaaattttaggtatcaaccatccagatacaatttcaacaaaacataatatcgcactCTGTTTGCAgaatatgggaaaatataacgaagctttagaaacttattattctgttgagaaaatacgaactgaaattttaggtatcaaccatacAGATACAATGAGAACAAAACATAGTATCGCAACCCTTTTGCAgaatatgggaaaatataacgaatctttagaaatttattattctgttgagaaaatacgaactgaaattttaggtatcaagcATCCAGATACAATGAGAACAAAACATAGTATCGCAACCCTTTTGCAGGATGTGGGAAAATATAatgaagctttagaaatttattattctgttgagaaaatacgaactgaaattttaggtatcaagcatccagatacaatgaaaacaaaacataaaatcgTAACCTGTTTGCAggatatgggaaaatataacgaagctttagaaatttattattctgttgagaaAATACGAAccaaaattttaggtatcaaccatccagatacaatttCAACAAAACATAATTTCGCAACATGTTTGGAGAATATGGGAAAATaa